A window from Salvia miltiorrhiza cultivar Shanhuang (shh) chromosome 2, IMPLAD_Smil_shh, whole genome shotgun sequence encodes these proteins:
- the LOC131009311 gene encoding uncharacterized protein LOC131009311, whose protein sequence is MDDDDGGAACCLICACIIIIVLPITLISLSLKTHNPKIDVEDLYIPAINGMAGSNATRLNTFIFIDLSLRNVMRFNGLRYEALNLTFFYGGNRSAAVAEAAVPGFYQGVWKTARKTAVVRTSGLPWDDAFDRISRGLTVDLAVQLAMTVKLRRCGVYMKRKEVVVAAVVSLDGSGEEVDEKVVGLNELKPSK, encoded by the coding sequence ATGGATGATGATGATGGCGGCGCAGCATGCTGCCTCATCTGCGCATGTATCATCATCATAGTTCTTCCCATAACCCTAATTTCACTAAGCCTGAAAACCCACAACCCCAAAATCGACGTCGAAGATCTCTACATTCCGGCGATCAACGGCATGGCCGGGTCCAACGCGACGCGGCTCAACACCTTCATCTTCATCGACCTCAGCCTCCGCAACGTCATGCGCTTCAACGGCCTCCGCTACGAGGCGCTCAACCTCACCTTCTTCTACGGCGGCAACCGGAGCGCCGCCGTGGCGGAGGCCGCCGTCCCGGGATTCTACCAGGGGGTGTGGAAGACGGCGCGCAAGACGGCGGTGGTGCGCACGAGCGGGCTGCCGTGGGACGACGCCTTCGACCGGATCTCCAGAGGGCTCACGGTGGACCTCGCCGTGCAGCTGGCCATGACGGTGAAGCTGCGGCGGTGCGGCGTGTATATGAAGAGgaaggaggtggtggtggcggcggtggTCAGCTTGGATGGATCTGGTGAAGAAGTGGATGAGAAGGTCGTCGGATTGAATGAATTGAAGCCATCCAAATAA
- the LOC131009296 gene encoding protein NDR1-like, whose protein sequence is MADEPTETNHLAAETETRQRAGGDDWCSPLSNLSLIGGALIALATIVGFLIQQTFHLPGPRCYLEELYVPALDMSLPPPPPNSTANPFLFFVLGLHNNLQIRSISYGNVTLTFFYGRKAVAGYVVPGFYQGRMRTARRRDVVETGGVPWADALAEVSRGATAAFRVELAARPRFKILFWYSKEKDVRIVADVAVGGAGLKAGKDDIRLKKIQHSAAPEHRIRVLLLFIVTLLLTSYLLY, encoded by the coding sequence ATGGCTGATGAACCAACTGAGACCAACCACTTGGCCGCAGAGACTGAGACCCGCCAACGTGCCGGCGGAGATGACTGGTGCAGCCCGTTGTCTAACCTCAGCTTAATAGGCGGAGCACTAATCGCGCTCGCCACCATCGTCGGCTTCCTCATCCAGCAAACCTTCCACCTCCCCGGCCCCCGCTGCTACCTCGAAGAGCTCTACGTCCCGGCGCTCGACAtgtcgctgccgccgccgccgcccaaCTCCACCGCCAACCCCTTCCTCTTCTTCGTCCTCGGCCTCCACAACAACCTCCAGATACGCAGCATCTCCTACGGCAACGTCACCCTCACCTTCTTCTACGGCCGCAAGGCCGTCGCCGGCTACGTCGTCCCGGGCTTCTACCAGGGCCGGATGCGCACCGCCCGGCGCCGCGACGTCGTCGAGACGGGCGGCGTGCCGTGGGCGGACGCGCTCGCCGAGGTCTCCCGCGGCGCCACCGCCGCCTTCCGGGTGGAGCTGGCGGCGCGGCCGCGGTTCAAGATCCTGTTCTGGTACTCCAAGGAGAAGGATGTGAGGATCGTGGCGGATGTGGCGGTGGGCGGCGCCGGATTGAAAGCTGGGAAAGATGATATTAGGCTGAAGAAGATACAGCATTCGGCGGCGCCGGAGCATCGGATTAGGGTTTTGCTTCTGTTTATTGTCACTCTCTTGCTCACCTCTTATTTGCTCTATTGA
- the LOC131009270 gene encoding uncharacterized protein LOC131009270, protein MTPLFVLGYIIYTTITSTILSLLLFLRLLLRRISSIRASEEIGNVIALYEGTVYHERRHPARNAFRFPARYALIDLDRPPYSPPNYLSADDARRAAKTNGPVHLLMIPPSLGYERSPVNYYYCYEIEGSTKTLKKCLVEASNTPWGESVTFVFNPSSDLVPKSEYISPFMDMLGSWRLKVSEPGENLFAFIAVEHPHLGTYFRASFTATKVATPSPVSSDDLEAFFWLMPHRVSIMAYWNAVKLWWKNVTFFDHPRKENPSYRDEAIGLDEKMQFCPIFGGNNKWNKLRCEERIDRCFTWKDAKRPWSYLISYTGKIL, encoded by the exons ATGACTCCTCTATTTGTGCTAGGCTACATTATCTACACCACCATCACTTCCACCATACTATCACTCCTCCTCTTCCTccgcctcctcctccgccgcatCTCCTCCATACGAGCCTCGGAGGAGATCGGAAATGTCATCGCACTATACGAAGGCACCGTCTATCACGAGCGGCGCCACCCGGCCCGCAATGCCTTCCGTTTCCCGGCCCGTTACGCGCTCATCGACCTCGACCGCCCGCCCTACTCGCCTCCCAACTACCTCTCCGCCGACGATGCTCGACGTGCCGCCAAGACGAATGGGCCCGT CCATCTTCTGATGATACCACCAAGCCTTGGATATGAAAGAAGTCCAGTTAATTACTATTATTGCTATGAAATTGAAGGCTCCACCAAAACTCTCAAGAAATGCCTTGTTGAG GCCAGCAATACACCATGGGGTGAAAGTGTGACATTTGTGTTCAACCCAAGCTCTGATTTAGTCCCAAAATCTGAGTACATTAGCCCATTCATG GATATGCTTGGGAGCTGGAGGCTGAAAGTAAGCGAACCCGGTGAGAATCTCTTTGCGTTCATCGCAGTCGAGCACCCTCACCTCGGCACCTACTTCCGAGCCTCCTTCACGGCCACGAAGGTCGCGACCCCATCGCCCGTTTCATCGGATGATCTCGAAGCATTCTTCTGGTTGATGCCTCATCGAGTTTCGATCATGGCCTATTGGAAC GCTGTGAAGCTGTGGTGGAAAAATGTTACCTTCTTTGATCATCCGAGAAAAGAAAATCCATCGTATAGAGACGAAGCGATTGGACTCGATGAAAAGATGCAGTTTTGTCCCATTTTTGGAGGTAATAATAAATGGAACAAGCTGCGATGTGAAGAAAGAATTGATCGCTGCTTCACTTGGAAGGATGCTAAGAGACCTTGGTCGTACCTCATTTCTTACACTGGCAAAATTTTGTAG